One segment of Phragmites australis chromosome 13, lpPhrAust1.1, whole genome shotgun sequence DNA contains the following:
- the LOC133888814 gene encoding uncharacterized vacuolar membrane protein YML018C-like, giving the protein KHPFAVTYSGASLMVIYLPLSFLKDFIYNSMRRHSGSTKASKVTNISSFGGSAPLKNGEFQKMLEMESQKTIVINYTDVDIPVLEETKPLIYEVTGISDGVLKEQQLSTKEIATYGLYLCPLWFVTEYLSNAALARTSVASTTVLSSTSGLFTLFIGVLLGQDSINAAKVIAVFISMADVVMTTVGQTWAFYESEAGNSRVTQRTLLGDMFGLISAIAYGLFTVLLKKNCGEEGEKVDVQKLFGYLGLFSLVALWWLVWPLTVLGIEPKFSMPHSTRVDEVVVANGLIGSVLSDYFWALSVVWTTPLVATLGMSLTIPIAMVADMVIHGRHYSFSSLYS; this is encoded by the exons AAACATCCGTTTGCAGTAACTTACTCGGGGGCCTCCCTTATGGTTATATATCTACCTTTGTCATTCCTAAAAGATTTTATATACAATTCGATGAGAAGGCATTCCGGAAGCACTAAAGCTTCAAAAGTCACAAACATATCTTCCTTCGGCGGTAGTGCCCCTTTGAAGAATGGTGAATTTCAGAAGATGTTGGAAATGGAGTCACAAAAAACTATAGTGATCAATTACACTGATGTGGACATTCCTGTACTAGAAGAGACAAAACCACTTATATATGAAGTCACCGGAATTAGTGATGGCGTTTTGAAGGAGCAGCAGCTTTCCACTAAGGAGATTGCAACTTATGGATTGTATCTTTGTCCCTTATGGTTTGTGACAGAG TATTTATCAAATGCGGCGCTTGCAAGAACTAGTGTTGCCAGTACCACTGTACTGTCTTCAACTTCGGGACTCTTCACTCTTTTCATTGGTGTGTTACTTGGCCAAGATTCCATAAATGCTGCAAAAGTTATTGCTGTTTTCATTAGCATGGCTGACGTGGTAATGACAACTGTGGGCCAGACTTGGGCATTCTATGAATCAGAAGCAGGCAATTCTAG GGTTACACAGAGGACTCTTCTAGGTGATATGTTTGGCCTTATATCAGCGATCGCATATGGCCTATTTACTG TGCttctcaaaaaaaattgtggagaggaaggagaaaagGTTGATGTCCAAAAACTATTTGGTTATCTTGGACTTTTTAGTCTTGTTGCTCTCTGGTGGCTTG TCTGGCCATTAACCGTCCTAGGCATCGAGCCAAAGTTTTCAATGCCCCACTCAACTAGAGTGGATGAAGTGGTGGTGGCAAATGGCCTAATCGGAAGTGTATTATCAGACTACTTCTG GGCTCTTTCTGTTGTTTGGACTACTCCCTTGGTGGCCACCTTAGGCATGTCTCTCACAATTCCAATAGCAATGGTTGCTGATATGGTCATTCATGGTCGTCACTATTCATTCAGCAGTCTATATTCTTGA